One window from the genome of Vibrio vulnificus NBRC 15645 = ATCC 27562 encodes:
- a CDS encoding VC2662 family protein translates to MKKILTAAVVTALTSTAAMAATPVMFSSINNFNAPDDSAVAGVRVAALYGKVDNLKGVDLAVVGLSETDTTTGVNLGIFGASKVNQEMTGASLGFFNWNTGQTTGVNLGAVNLTNDVKGANVSFVNYSEGNTMVDVGAANFSDTSTVQVGVFNKTAKIEGVQIGLINCADNGFFPCFPIINFAK, encoded by the coding sequence ATGAAAAAAATCTTAACAGCAGCAGTGGTAACCGCGTTAACGTCAACAGCGGCAATGGCAGCAACGCCTGTAATGTTTTCTTCAATCAATAACTTCAACGCGCCAGATGACAGCGCCGTGGCGGGGGTTCGTGTTGCCGCGCTCTACGGTAAAGTAGATAACTTGAAAGGTGTTGATCTAGCGGTGGTTGGTCTCTCTGAAACCGACACAACAACAGGTGTTAACTTAGGTATCTTTGGTGCATCGAAAGTAAACCAAGAAATGACCGGTGCGTCACTGGGTTTCTTCAACTGGAATACTGGCCAAACAACAGGTGTTAACCTTGGTGCAGTGAACTTGACCAATGATGTTAAAGGCGCAAACGTTAGTTTTGTGAACTACTCGGAAGGCAACACTATGGTCGATGTGGGTGCGGCAAACTTCTCGGATACTTCGACTGTTCAGGTGGGCGTATTCAACAAAACCGCAAAAATTGAAGGCGTGCAAATTGGTCTAATCAACTGTGCGGACAACGGTTTCTTCCCTTGCTTCCCAATCATTAACTTTGCGAAGTAA
- the groL gene encoding chaperonin GroEL (60 kDa chaperone family; promotes refolding of misfolded polypeptides especially under stressful conditions; forms two stacked rings of heptamers to form a barrel-shaped 14mer; ends can be capped by GroES; misfolded proteins enter the barrel where they are refolded when GroES binds) gives MAAKDVKFGNDARVKMLEGVNILADAVKVTLGPKGRNVVLDKSFGAPTITKDGVSVAREIELEDKFQNMGAQMVKQVASQANDVAGDGTTTATVLAQAIVNEGLKAVAAGMNPMDLKRGIDKAVAAAVEELKAMSKDCSTSTEIEQVGTISANSDSSVGKIIAEAMEKVGRDGVITVEEGQALHDELDVVEGMQFDRGYLSPYFINNQESGSVELESPFILLVDKKISNIRELLPALEAVAKASRPLLIIAEDVEGEALATLVVNNMRGIVKVAAVKAPGFGDRRKAMLQDIAILTGGTVISEEVGLELEKATLEDLGQAKRVSITKENTTIIDGVGEEAMIQGRVAQIRQQIEDATSDYDKEKLQERVAKLAGGVAVIKVGAATEVEMKEKKDRVEDALHATRAAVEEGIVAGGGVALIRAASKIVDLQGDNEEQNVGIRVALRAMEAPLRQITKNAGDEESVVANNVRAGEASYGYNAATGVYGDMLEMGILDPTKVTRSALQFAASVAGLMITTEAMVTDLPQKDSGMPDMGGMGGMGGMGMM, from the coding sequence ACATTCTAGCTGACGCAGTAAAAGTAACACTGGGCCCTAAAGGCCGTAACGTGGTACTCGACAAATCTTTCGGTGCACCAACGATTACAAAAGATGGTGTATCGGTCGCGCGTGAAATTGAACTTGAAGACAAGTTCCAAAACATGGGCGCACAAATGGTGAAGCAAGTGGCTTCACAAGCAAACGACGTCGCAGGTGACGGTACGACAACCGCGACGGTACTTGCGCAAGCTATCGTAAATGAAGGTCTTAAAGCGGTTGCTGCGGGTATGAACCCAATGGATCTTAAGCGTGGTATCGACAAAGCAGTAGCGGCGGCGGTTGAAGAGCTAAAAGCGATGTCAAAAGATTGCTCAACCAGCACGGAAATCGAGCAAGTAGGCACCATCTCTGCGAACTCGGATTCAAGCGTGGGTAAGATCATTGCGGAAGCAATGGAAAAAGTAGGCCGTGACGGTGTTATCACGGTCGAAGAAGGTCAAGCACTGCACGATGAGCTAGACGTTGTTGAAGGTATGCAGTTTGACCGTGGTTATCTATCACCATACTTCATCAACAATCAAGAGTCTGGCAGCGTTGAGCTAGAGAGCCCATTCATTCTATTGGTTGATAAGAAGATCTCGAACATTCGCGAACTTCTACCAGCACTTGAAGCGGTAGCAAAAGCCTCTCGTCCACTGCTGATCATCGCAGAAGATGTGGAAGGTGAAGCGCTGGCCACACTGGTTGTGAACAACATGCGCGGCATCGTGAAAGTGGCGGCGGTGAAAGCGCCTGGCTTTGGTGATCGTCGTAAAGCGATGCTACAAGACATTGCTATCCTAACGGGTGGTACGGTGATTTCTGAAGAAGTGGGTCTTGAGCTTGAAAAAGCGACTCTAGAAGATCTCGGTCAGGCGAAGCGTGTTTCTATCACCAAAGAAAACACCACCATCATTGATGGCGTGGGTGAAGAAGCGATGATTCAAGGCCGTGTTGCTCAAATTCGTCAGCAAATCGAAGATGCAACGTCAGATTACGACAAAGAGAAACTGCAAGAGCGTGTGGCTAAATTGGCTGGCGGCGTTGCCGTTATCAAAGTTGGCGCTGCGACTGAAGTTGAGATGAAAGAGAAGAAAGACCGCGTAGAAGATGCACTACACGCAACTCGTGCAGCGGTTGAAGAAGGTATTGTTGCTGGTGGTGGTGTTGCCCTCATCCGTGCGGCTTCTAAGATTGTTGACCTACAAGGTGACAACGAAGAACAAAACGTTGGTATCCGTGTAGCACTGCGTGCTATGGAAGCGCCGCTTCGTCAAATTACCAAGAATGCAGGCGATGAAGAGTCCGTGGTTGCGAACAATGTTCGCGCTGGTGAAGCTTCATACGGCTACAACGCAGCAACGGGTGTATACGGCGATATGCTAGAGATGGGTATCCTAGACCCAACAAAAGTAACGCGCTCTGCGCTGCAGTTTGCGGCATCTGTTGCAGGCCTAATGATCACCACTGAAGCGATGGTGACTGACCTACCACAGAAAGATTCTGGTATGCCAGATATGGGTGGTATGGGCGGTATGGGTGGCATGGGCATGATGTAA